The genomic DNA GCTGATTTTATGCAAGTAGGTTCCCTAATTAGCCTGTCTGCATTAACAGGAGGGGAACTTGAGATTAATAGAGCTGACCCTAAGCATTTTATTTTAATAAGACATGTATATTCAAAGCTTGGCATTGATTTTGAGTATGATGAGGAAAATATATATGTAAAGGAAAGGCAGGATTTAAAGGTAAGACTAGATTTTGGAGGACATATTCCCAAGATTGATGATGGACCATGGCCTGCCTTCCCTACAGATCTTATGAGCATAGTTATAGTGACTGCGACTCAAGTTCAAGGAACGGTTCTTATTTTTGAAAAAATGTTTGAGTCTAGAATGTTTTTTGTAGATAAACTTATAAAAATGGGTGCTCAAATTGTTCTTTGTGATCCTCATCGGGTTGTGGTTACAGGTAAAACAGTTCTTAAGGGAAGTGTCCTATCTTCTCCGGATGTTAGAGCGGGTATGTCCTTGCTTATTGCGGCTCTTTGTGCTAAAGGGGAGAGTCAAATTCAAAATGTTTATCAGATTGAGAGAGGGTATGAGGAAGTTGTTGGCAAACTTAGCTCTTTAGGAGCAAAAATTAAGAGAGTTGTAGAGAAGTAGAATTTTTATTAAAGGAGAATGTTTTTGGTAGCAAAGCAAGATAAGATAAGAGAACTTGTTGTTAATGGGAATATATATAAAGTAATTTTTGTTATTGGCTTACCCTTAGTTATTACTAACATTATTCAGATTTTTTATGAACTTACAGATATGTTTTATGTAGGGAAACTTGGTACTTTATATGTAAGCGCTCTCTCTCTTATTTGGCCTATAAATTTTTTTATTGTGTCTTTAGGTATGGGTATGGGAATAGGTAGTATATCTTTAATAGCTAGAAGTTTTGGTGAGGGCAATTACAAGAAAACAGCTAGATATTCAGGCCAATTATTAACCTTAAGCTTGCTTCTTTCTGTATTAGTGTCCGTATTAGCATTCATTTTTATTGATTCGATTTTAGATTATATTGGTGCTACTGGTGAGCTTAAAAATTACGCAAGAGAGTATTTTTCTATAGCTATTTATGGGATTCCTGTTATGTTTTTAAGCATGTCTATTATGTTTGTATTAAATGCAATAGGGTCCACAGTTATTTCTATGATGATAATTTTAATTGCAAATATTATTAATTTTATTCTTGATCCGATTTTAATATTTACTCTTAATTTAGGTATTGCTGGTGCTGCTTGGGCTACTCTTTTTTCAAAATTAGTGACTGTTGTAAGTTATCCTATTATGGCTTTTTGTTTTAATAAATGTTTAAAAATTTATATTAAAGATTTAATACCTAACTTTAATTATTTGCTTCAGATACTTAAATGTGGCATACCTGCATCTTTAAGTCAGGCTATGGTGTCTTTTTCTTTTATCATTTTTAACTCGTTTATTGTAACAATTGGGACTGATTTTTTGGCTGCTTATGGTATTTCCAATATGATAGACACGTTTTTGTTTTTGCCTGCAATGGCTTTTAGTTCTGCTTTAGCATCGATAATTGGACAAAATCTTGGAATAAATAAAATAAAAAGAGCCATTGAGGCTTTGCGTAAAGGATTTTTTGTTATAGGTTTGATTTCTATTTCTACAACATTCATTTTAATTATTAACAGAAATTTTTTAATATCTCTGTTTACCAGTAATCAGACAGTTTTAGAATATGCAAATTATTATTTATTTTTTATTGCCATTGGTAGTATTGGATTTTCTTTTCAACTTGCTCTTCAGAGTGCTTTAATCGGTTCTGGTTTAACTAATATAGTGATGATTGTGACTTTTACTAGAGTATGGCTTGTTGCAATGCCTATTATGTTAATAATTAAATATTTTGGTGTACTTTTTGAGTATATTTGGGTTTTTGCTGTGATTCCAAACTATATTGGATTCTTTATTATGCTTGTTATTGTACTTAGTGGTTCTTGGAAACAGAAAAAGTTTTAATAGTTCAGTAGTCTGTTTTATTTGTGGTTTAAAATTAAATGAAGTAACTTGTTTGAAAAAGCTTTGCTATTTAATAAAGATAATTGATGAAAGGCAAAATTTATATGGCAAAAAGTCAAACTAAAATTAGAAAGTTAATATTACAGGGGAATTTATATAAGGTATTTTTGGTTATTAGTTTTCCTATTCTGATAACTAATATTCTTCAAGCTTTTTATGAACTTACAGATATGTTTTATGTAGGAAAGTTAGGCGCTGTACCTCTTGCAGCGCTATCTCTTACGGGTCCTATTAATTTTCTTATTATGGTTCTTGCTATGGGAATGGCTATGGGAAGTATATCATTAATGTCTAAATCTATTGGGGAGGGGACATTTTCTAAGTTTTCAAAATATGCAGGACAGTTGTTATTCCTGAATTTTATACTGTCTCTGTTTGTTACAGTCTTTATTTTACTGTCTATAGATCTTATTTTGGATTTAATGTCTGTTAAAGGCGATCTTAGGGAACTTGCTAAGTCTTATTTTTATGTCACAGTTTATGCAATACCTATAATGTTTTTAAGTATTTCTATCATATATATATTAAATTCCCAAGGGGAAACTATTATTTCGATGATAATAATTCTAATTACAAATATTATTAATTTTATTCTTGACCCGATTTTAATGTTTACTCTTAATTTAGGTATTGCCGGTGCTGCTTGGGCTACTTTTTTTTCAAAATTAGTAACAGTTTTTTCTTATGTGTTTCTAACTTATGGATTAAATCGTGGATTTAAGATAAATGTAGGGGATATTATGCCGGATATTGCCATAATGAAGAATATTTTTAATTTAGGTCTTCCATCGGCTTTTGGGCAGATTATGACTTCTCTTTCTTTTTTAGTTTTCAATTATCTTGTAATCCAAATTAGTCCCAAATTTTTAGCTGCTTATGGTCTTACAAATAGTATCATTGCTTTTTTACTTCTTCCTGGGATGAGTATTGGTACTGGAATTATTGCAATTGTTGGGCAAAATCTTGGAGCAAAGAATGTTGATAGAGTAGGAGATGCTTTAAAGAAGGGTTTTTTTGTATCTTTGGTGGTGTTACTTACAATTAATGCATTTATAATATTTTTTAGAGAAGGTATTATAAGTTTTTTTACAGATGATTTGGAAGTTTTAAATTATGCCAATGAATATTTGTTATTAGCATCAATTGGAACTGTTGGATATGGGTTACAGCAAGTTTTTTTCGGAGGATTAATTGGTTCAGGCCTTACAAAACTTGTTATGATTATTATTTGTATTCGTCTTTGGGTTATTCGTTTGCCGGTTGTACTTATTTTTCAATATTTTGGAGTCATAGAAGATTCTCTAGGTTATGCTTTCATAATTTCAAACTATGTGACCTTTATTATTTTATTGTTATTTACTCTTACAAAATATTGGCTAAAGCCACAGCATAGTACAAGTGTATGATTATTTTACTAGTTTATATAAACGCTTCAGTATTGAAATTGTAAGTTTGTAAGTATTAAAATTCATATAAAGGTGAGGTTTAGTTACTAGTCTTGTTTTAAGAAAATATGAAATATGTTTTGCTTTCTTTTATTAACTTTGATATTTAATTTAAATCTTTTCTCTTCTCCTGCCCTAAGCCCTTCTTTAATCATATGACCTGTTTTATTGCCTTTTTTGAAAATGGCTAATGAATTTTGTTTTATGTCTGTTTTTTTATTGTTTTTAAGGGTAATTATTAAATTATCTTTATTATCAGTTTCAAATTTGACTATTTCAATCTTGTGGGTATTTTTCTTTATGCTAATAATATAAGTAATTTCTCTGGCAATATTTTTTGACTTTACAGAATTGTTTTTTATGCATGATATATTCATACATAAAATAAATACTATAATAATTTTAAATGATTTTTGTTCCAATTTTAATTGTTGTATACATTTAGTAATAAAAGTTAAATTTATTACATAATAATGAATATAATTTAAGTAATGGTACTTAAAAGTAGGTTTTCTTCTATACTTCATTTATGCTGATTATAGAATAATATGTAGTGTGAGTATATGAAAATAGGATGAATTGAGAATACTTGCACGTCATTCTCTAATAGTGAGTATTGTTTTTAAAAAACTAGTGCTATTTTTATCTTATCTAGTCAATTTCAAAGAGAATTGAATATGGAATAAAACAATAAAGTTATTGACTATATGTTAAATAATATGTAAACTAACAGAGTTGTTAAGGATTCTTTTAGAAAAACACGAAAGACGGGTCAATTTCTAAGAAAAGGTATTCTTTTAATATATATACTATGGTAGTTCTATTTATCTTATAATTATTGTATATTGTTAAAAAATAAGATGGAATTCTTAAGATAAGGATTTTTAAAGATTAAGTAAGGATTTGGAGTATAAATTTAGGAGGTTATTCATGGCTAAGGAAGTTTTTCAGAGAACAAAACCGCACATGAATGTTGGTACAATAGGGCATGTTGACCACGGAAAGACAACACTAACAGCTGCTATTAGTATTTATTGTTCAAAGGTAAATAAAGATGCTAAGGCGCTTAAGTATGAGGATATTGATAATGCACCTGAAGAGAAAGCAAGAGGGATAACAATTAATGCTAGACATATTGAATATGAGACTGCGAGCAGGCATTATGCTCATGTTGATTGTCCTGGACACGCTGACTATATTAAAAATATGATTACTGGTGCAGCTCAAATGGATGCTGCTGTATTATTGGTTGCGGCTGACAGTGGAGCAGAGCCACAGACTAAGGAGCATTTGCTTCTTGCACAGAGAATGGGAATCAAAAAAATAATAGTATTTTTGAATAAGTTAGATTTAGCAGATCCTGAACTTGTTGAACTTGTTGAAGTTGAAGTTTTGGAACTTGTTGAGAAGTATGGCTTTGCTGGTGATACTCCAATAATAAAGGGGTCAGCTTTTGGGGCTATGTCAAACCCTGATGATCCTGAGGCTACGAAATGTATAAAGGAACTTCTTGATTCTATGGATAATTATTTTGATCTTCCTGAAAGAGACATTGACAAGCCATTTTTACTTGCTGTTGAGGATGTTTTTTCCATCTCTGGGCGTGGTACTGTTGCTACTGGTCGTATTGAAAGAGGAGTTATTAAGGTTGGGCAAGAAGTTGAAATTGTTGGAATTAGAGAAACTAGAAAGACAACTGTTACTGGTGTTGAAATGTTCCAAAAAATTCTTGAGCAAGGTCAGGCAGGGGATAATGTTGGTCTTTTGCTTAGAGGTGTTGATAAGAAGGATATTGAGAGGGGACAAGTTATTGCTGCTATTGGAACAATTACTCCTCATAAGAAGTTTAAGGCTTCTATATATTGTTTAACTAAGGAAGAAGGCGGAAGACATAAACCGTTTTTCCCAGGATATAGGCCACAATTTTTCTTTAGAACAACAGATGTTACAGGTATGGTAACCTTGGAAGGGAAGGAAATGGTTATGCCTGGAGATAATGTTGATATTGTTGTTGAGCTTATCTCTTCAATAGCTATGGATAAGAATGTTGAGTTTGCTGTTAGAGAAGGCGGTAGAACTGTTGCTTCAGGGCGTATTCTTGAGATATTGGAATAGTGTGGGAATAGGGATGCTTTTGTATCCCTAAAGTTTAGGAGAGTAAATTGATTGCTAAAGATAAAATACGGGTAAGGCTTTTTAGTTTTGATGTTAAGATATTAGACCAGAGCGCTGAGTCTATTGTTAGGGCTGTTCAAAAATCTAAAGCTCA from Borrelia turcica IST7 includes the following:
- the tuf gene encoding elongation factor Tu, which encodes MAKEVFQRTKPHMNVGTIGHVDHGKTTLTAAISIYCSKVNKDAKALKYEDIDNAPEEKARGITINARHIEYETASRHYAHVDCPGHADYIKNMITGAAQMDAAVLLVAADSGAEPQTKEHLLLAQRMGIKKIIVFLNKLDLADPELVELVEVEVLELVEKYGFAGDTPIIKGSAFGAMSNPDDPEATKCIKELLDSMDNYFDLPERDIDKPFLLAVEDVFSISGRGTVATGRIERGVIKVGQEVEIVGIRETRKTTVTGVEMFQKILEQGQAGDNVGLLLRGVDKKDIERGQVIAAIGTITPHKKFKASIYCLTKEEGGRHKPFFPGYRPQFFFRTTDVTGMVTLEGKEMVMPGDNVDIVVELISSIAMDKNVEFAVREGGRTVASGRILEILE
- a CDS encoding MATE family efflux transporter; this translates as MVAKQDKIRELVVNGNIYKVIFVIGLPLVITNIIQIFYELTDMFYVGKLGTLYVSALSLIWPINFFIVSLGMGMGIGSISLIARSFGEGNYKKTARYSGQLLTLSLLLSVLVSVLAFIFIDSILDYIGATGELKNYAREYFSIAIYGIPVMFLSMSIMFVLNAIGSTVISMMIILIANIINFILDPILIFTLNLGIAGAAWATLFSKLVTVVSYPIMAFCFNKCLKIYIKDLIPNFNYLLQILKCGIPASLSQAMVSFSFIIFNSFIVTIGTDFLAAYGISNMIDTFLFLPAMAFSSALASIIGQNLGINKIKRAIEALRKGFFVIGLISISTTFILIINRNFLISLFTSNQTVLEYANYYLFFIAIGSIGFSFQLALQSALIGSGLTNIVMIVTFTRVWLVAMPIMLIIKYFGVLFEYIWVFAVIPNYIGFFIMLVIVLSGSWKQKKF
- a CDS encoding MATE family efflux transporter, which gives rise to MAKSQTKIRKLILQGNLYKVFLVISFPILITNILQAFYELTDMFYVGKLGAVPLAALSLTGPINFLIMVLAMGMAMGSISLMSKSIGEGTFSKFSKYAGQLLFLNFILSLFVTVFILLSIDLILDLMSVKGDLRELAKSYFYVTVYAIPIMFLSISIIYILNSQGETIISMIIILITNIINFILDPILMFTLNLGIAGAAWATFFSKLVTVFSYVFLTYGLNRGFKINVGDIMPDIAIMKNIFNLGLPSAFGQIMTSLSFLVFNYLVIQISPKFLAAYGLTNSIIAFLLLPGMSIGTGIIAIVGQNLGAKNVDRVGDALKKGFFVSLVVLLTINAFIIFFREGIISFFTDDLEVLNYANEYLLLASIGTVGYGLQQVFFGGLIGSGLTKLVMIIICIRLWVIRLPVVLIFQYFGVIEDSLGYAFIISNYVTFIILLLFTLTKYWLKPQHSTSV